The Halococcus salifodinae DSM 8989 genome includes a window with the following:
- a CDS encoding glycosyltransferase → MPPHVAAFTDTYLPTVNGVTYTIRAWREHWSERGGRMDVIYPDSDHDPETSEYPVRSVSFPFYDGYRIGAPTVPEDVREAEIVHAHTPFGVGLAGLRLARRTDRPLVASYHTPAAEYAGYLAEGWLMNGVARAGNAYERWFLDRADRVIAPSDTTKTALEARGIGPVSVVTNGIDIDRFSPTDTAAFRERHDLPAAGERPLIGYTGRHGFEKQLSDLVAAVDGTDVTLVFGGDGPARQTLEAEVAERDVDVRFLGFLDRDDLPSFYSALDVFGFPSPVETQGLVALEAMACGTPVVGVEAGALVETIDDGVTGYHYDRGDVAGFRAALDRALADRDRLAENCLSQRESMSVERAVDALAAVYDTVE, encoded by the coding sequence ATGCCACCACACGTCGCCGCGTTCACCGACACCTACCTCCCGACGGTGAACGGCGTCACGTACACCATCAGGGCGTGGCGCGAGCACTGGAGCGAGCGGGGCGGCCGGATGGACGTGATCTATCCCGACAGCGACCACGATCCCGAGACGAGCGAATACCCCGTTCGAAGCGTCTCCTTTCCGTTCTACGATGGGTACCGGATCGGTGCGCCGACGGTGCCGGAGGACGTTCGCGAGGCAGAGATCGTCCACGCACACACCCCGTTCGGTGTCGGCCTCGCCGGACTCCGACTCGCCCGCCGGACCGACCGGCCACTCGTCGCGTCGTATCACACGCCCGCGGCGGAGTACGCCGGCTATCTCGCGGAAGGGTGGCTGATGAACGGCGTCGCGCGCGCGGGCAACGCCTACGAGCGGTGGTTTCTCGACCGCGCCGACCGGGTGATCGCGCCGAGCGACACGACCAAAACAGCGCTCGAAGCGCGCGGTATCGGGCCCGTTTCCGTGGTCACCAACGGGATCGACATCGATCGGTTCTCGCCGACCGACACCGCAGCGTTCCGCGAGCGCCACGATCTCCCCGCGGCGGGAGAGCGACCCCTCATCGGCTACACCGGTCGTCACGGCTTCGAGAAGCAGCTCTCGGATCTCGTGGCAGCGGTCGATGGCACCGATGTCACGCTGGTGTTCGGTGGCGACGGTCCCGCACGTCAAACGCTCGAAGCCGAGGTCGCCGAACGCGACGTCGACGTTCGCTTTCTCGGCTTTCTCGACCGTGACGATCTCCCATCGTTTTACTCCGCGCTCGACGTGTTCGGCTTTCCGAGTCCGGTCGAGACGCAGGGCCTCGTCGCGCTCGAAGCGATGGCCTGCGGGACGCCCGTAGTCGGTGTCGAGGCGGGCGCGCTCGTCGAAACCATCGACGACGGCGTGACGGGCTATCACTACGACCGCGGCGACGTCGCAGGCTTTCGCGCTGCGCTCGATCGCGCGCTCGCCGACCGTGATCGGCTGGCCGAAAACTGCCTCTCACAGCGTGAATCGATGAGTGTTGAGCGCGCGGTCGACGCGCTCGCGGCGGTGTACGATACGGTGGAGTGA
- a CDS encoding glycosyltransferase family 4 protein has product MRALNYLELEGPLQRSGWATAAAQQRQALDATDVAVVTSPWRGGDLPAAAKSFASGKGCFAEYDLAHCHAPGPGSLAVARHARRSGTPLVLHAHMTAEDFGESFRFSSQVAPALGRYLRWFYSLADLVLCPSQYTKGLLEDYPVDVPIRTITNGVDRDALTGHESLREEYRDRYDLDGTVVFAVGSVFERKGLTTFCRLAEATDHEFAWFGAYDTGPHGSSVVKRWTSDPPENVTFTGWVDDKRGAFGAGDVFCFPTKDENQGLVVLEAMACGKPVVISDIPVFEEFFTHGEDCLKCGSEAEFRAAIDRLADDRALRERLGTNARETAAEHSLKRVGEELSSIYRDLVGQ; this is encoded by the coding sequence GTGCGCGCGCTCAACTACCTCGAACTCGAAGGACCACTCCAGCGTAGCGGCTGGGCCACCGCCGCCGCCCAGCAGCGCCAGGCGCTCGACGCCACCGACGTCGCGGTCGTGACATCGCCGTGGCGCGGTGGGGACCTCCCCGCGGCCGCGAAGTCGTTCGCGTCAGGCAAGGGGTGTTTTGCCGAGTACGACCTCGCACACTGTCACGCGCCCGGTCCAGGGAGCCTCGCGGTCGCGCGTCACGCCCGGAGATCCGGTACTCCGCTGGTACTCCACGCCCACATGACCGCCGAGGACTTCGGCGAGTCGTTCCGGTTTTCGTCGCAGGTTGCCCCCGCACTCGGCCGCTACCTCCGGTGGTTTTACTCGCTGGCCGACCTCGTGCTGTGTCCGAGTCAGTACACGAAGGGCCTGCTCGAAGACTACCCCGTGGACGTACCCATCAGAACCATCACTAACGGCGTCGACCGCGACGCGCTCACGGGCCACGAATCGCTGCGCGAGGAGTACCGCGATCGATACGATCTCGACGGCACGGTCGTCTTTGCGGTCGGCAGCGTCTTCGAACGCAAGGGCCTCACGACGTTCTGCCGGCTGGCAGAGGCCACCGACCACGAGTTCGCGTGGTTCGGGGCCTATGATACGGGACCGCACGGCTCGTCGGTGGTGAAGCGTTGGACGAGCGACCCTCCCGAGAACGTCACCTTCACCGGGTGGGTCGACGACAAGCGCGGCGCGTTCGGCGCTGGCGACGTGTTCTGTTTCCCGACGAAAGACGAGAATCAGGGCCTCGTCGTGCTGGAGGCGATGGCGTGTGGCAAACCGGTCGTCATCAGCGACATTCCGGTGTTCGAGGAGTTCTTCACCCACGGCGAGGACTGCCTGAAATGCGGTAGTGAAGCGGAGTTCCGCGCGGCGATCGATCGCCTCGCCGACGACCGTGCGCTCCGCGAGCGCCTCGGCACGAACGCGCGCGAAACCGCCGCCGAACACAGTCTGAAGCGGGTCGGTGAAGAGCTCTCGTCGATCTACCGCGACCTCGTGGGACAGTAG
- a CDS encoding 2-amino-3,7-dideoxy-D-threo-hept-6-ulosonate synthase: MTVGVTARLDRIGTDGRIVNVPMDHGITLGAVDGLRRIEATIDAVTRGGADSVLTQKGIAPRVHPNKNGAGYIVHLNASTTTGPDTNDKRLTGTVTEAIRAGADAVSLHVNVGSDSEPQQLEQLAQVTRTAAEYGMPVLAMTYARGPGVDESDPERLAHAVRLAEEAGADVAKTAYSGDAASYERVTEATSLPVIMAGGDPEGNEATLENVRGAMDAGAAGVSIGRTVFQHDDPEAMTRAVTAVVHDDRSVDDALDRAEL, encoded by the coding sequence ATGACAGTCGGCGTTACTGCGCGGCTCGACAGGATCGGGACAGACGGACGCATCGTGAACGTGCCGATGGATCACGGGATCACGCTCGGCGCGGTCGACGGCCTCCGCCGGATCGAGGCGACGATCGACGCGGTGACCCGCGGTGGCGCGGACAGCGTGCTGACCCAGAAAGGGATCGCGCCGCGGGTCCACCCCAACAAGAACGGGGCCGGCTACATCGTCCACCTGAACGCGTCGACCACGACGGGGCCGGACACCAACGACAAGCGACTCACCGGAACGGTCACCGAGGCCATCCGTGCGGGTGCGGACGCGGTCTCGCTCCACGTCAACGTCGGGAGCGACTCCGAACCGCAGCAGCTCGAACAGCTCGCGCAGGTCACGCGAACCGCCGCCGAGTACGGAATGCCGGTGCTCGCGATGACCTACGCCCGTGGCCCGGGGGTCGACGAGAGTGATCCCGAGCGTCTCGCCCACGCGGTACGGCTCGCGGAGGAGGCCGGCGCGGACGTGGCGAAGACGGCCTACAGCGGCGACGCGGCGAGCTACGAACGTGTGACCGAGGCGACGAGCCTCCCCGTCATCATGGCCGGCGGCGATCCCGAAGGGAACGAAGCGACGCTCGAAAACGTCCGCGGGGCGATGGACGCGGGTGCGGCTGGCGTCTCGATCGGGCGAACGGTCTTCCAGCACGACGATCCCGAAGCGATGACGCGCGCGGTCACAGCCGTGGTCCACGACGACCGGTCGGTCGACGACGCCCTCGATCGGGCTGAGTTGTAA
- a CDS encoding CPBP family glutamic-type intramembrane protease: MNELRRTVRSRPVVSFFLLSVGVSWSLWGLQLVVPYQPFVSFGLGFVFYLFGFVPHFGPLFAAVVLVWLAGGDLRSWASQIGRWRVAPYWYGFALLLPLLCSVGVVIASALLINAPWQNPFRTAPGYAPVFISFVITAFGLEAGFRGFALPRLQRRFNALVASVVLGVAWAVWSLPQLLFPGSVLSTFSMFVYVPAVIVFSVLLTYIYNSTNGSVLVATVLSAGIQTGLATSSTPILAMQLVTLAVWTVPALWVANFYGEERLAERLPPTENHIDLLDE, translated from the coding sequence ATGAACGAGTTGCGTCGAACCGTACGGAGTCGTCCGGTTGTGAGCTTCTTTTTGTTGAGTGTCGGGGTTTCGTGGTCGCTGTGGGGCTTGCAGCTCGTCGTACCGTATCAGCCGTTCGTCTCCTTCGGTTTGGGCTTCGTGTTCTATCTCTTCGGTTTCGTCCCACATTTTGGCCCCTTGTTCGCTGCGGTAGTTCTCGTTTGGCTCGCTGGTGGTGATCTCCGGTCGTGGGCGAGCCAGATCGGCCGCTGGCGAGTCGCTCCATACTGGTATGGGTTCGCGCTGTTGCTTCCGTTGCTTTGCAGTGTCGGCGTCGTAATCGCCTCGGCGTTGCTCATCAACGCACCGTGGCAGAACCCGTTTCGCACCGCTCCCGGATACGCCCCCGTTTTCATCAGTTTCGTTATCACTGCATTCGGTCTCGAAGCAGGGTTCCGTGGGTTCGCGCTTCCACGGCTCCAGCGGCGATTCAACGCGCTGGTCGCGAGCGTCGTTCTCGGTGTTGCGTGGGCGGTCTGGAGCCTACCACAGTTGCTGTTCCCGGGTTCAGTCCTCTCTACGTTCTCGATGTTCGTGTACGTGCCGGCAGTGATCGTTTTCTCCGTTCTCCTCACATACATCTACAACAGTACGAACGGAAGCGTCTTGGTTGCCACCGTACTCAGTGCCGGTATCCAAACCGGACTCGCCACTTCGAGTACGCCGATTCTCGCGATGCAGCTCGTCACACTGGCTGTCTGGACGGTTCCAGCGCTCTGGGTCGCGAACTTCTACGGAGAGGAACGACTCGCGGAACGACTTCCACCGACTGAAAACCACATCGACCTGCTCGACGAATAG
- a CDS encoding mechanosensitive ion channel family protein, translated as MRAGVSGWLLQLGQSAGDGTDGNTTGNVTVEGIGPVGQLLREFGIPYPKLLGAAISFVVALFVTYALGRAIVVPLFGRALDRRGLDAHERKPIQRLLKILLFFVALAIAFKAARLSGFLTSITAIAAAGTLAIGFALQDTLANFVAGAFIYADRPFRIGDWIEWPGGSGTYAGVVEDITFRVTRVRTFDNELLTVPNAVLTGGVIKNPVASEELRLQFTFGIGYEDDIQTATDIIVEEAEKHPDILDDPTPTVRLSTDSALADSYVGLTSRFWIADPNRADFLKIRGEYVTAVKKRFDDAGIDIPFPQVDLSGTVDVENGSQFE; from the coding sequence ATGCGTGCTGGCGTGTCGGGATGGCTGTTGCAGTTGGGACAGTCGGCAGGCGACGGGACCGACGGGAACACGACCGGGAACGTCACCGTCGAGGGGATCGGGCCGGTCGGTCAGCTGCTGCGCGAGTTCGGTATTCCGTATCCGAAACTTCTCGGTGCGGCGATCTCGTTCGTGGTCGCGCTGTTCGTGACCTACGCGCTCGGCCGAGCGATCGTCGTTCCGCTGTTCGGCCGGGCGCTCGACCGTCGTGGTCTCGATGCCCACGAGCGAAAGCCGATCCAGCGACTCCTGAAAATCCTGCTCTTCTTCGTCGCGCTCGCGATCGCGTTCAAGGCCGCTCGCCTTAGCGGCTTTCTGACGTCGATCACGGCGATCGCGGCGGCCGGAACGCTGGCGATCGGGTTCGCGCTCCAGGACACCCTTGCGAACTTCGTCGCGGGGGCGTTCATCTACGCCGATCGGCCGTTCCGGATCGGCGACTGGATCGAATGGCCCGGCGGGAGCGGAACCTACGCCGGCGTGGTCGAGGACATCACGTTCCGTGTCACACGGGTCAGAACCTTCGACAACGAACTCCTCACGGTGCCGAACGCGGTGCTCACTGGCGGCGTGATCAAGAACCCGGTGGCAAGCGAGGAGCTCCGTCTCCAGTTCACCTTCGGCATCGGCTACGAGGACGATATCCAGACAGCGACCGATATCATCGTCGAAGAGGCCGAGAAACATCCCGATATCCTCGACGATCCCACGCCCACGGTGCGGCTGAGCACCGACAGCGCGCTCGCGGATTCGTACGTCGGGCTCACCTCGCGCTTCTGGATCGCCGATCCGAACCGAGCGGATTTCCTGAAGATCCGCGGCGAGTACGTGACAGCGGTCAAGAAACGCTTCGACGACGCCGGGATCGACATCCCATTCCCACAGGTCGATCTCTCGGGCACCGTCGATGTCGAAAACGGCTCACAGTTCGAGTAG
- a CDS encoding ribonuclease P protein component 4, whose product MTLADERIERLHALAADAASAGHDDRAREYVRLARRVAERNRRSLPRRFKRFSCDACDAYLRPGRNCRVRTQDGHVVLTCDCGSQARYPYR is encoded by the coding sequence ATGACTCTCGCCGACGAACGTATCGAACGTCTCCACGCGCTCGCCGCCGACGCCGCGAGCGCTGGCCACGACGATCGCGCGCGGGAGTACGTCCGGCTCGCGCGCCGGGTCGCCGAACGGAACCGTCGGTCGCTACCCCGCCGGTTCAAGCGTTTCTCGTGTGACGCCTGCGACGCCTACCTCCGGCCGGGGCGGAACTGTCGGGTCAGGACCCAGGACGGCCACGTTGTTCTCACGTGTGATTGCGGTTCGCAGGCACGCTACCCGTATAGATAG
- a CDS encoding aldehyde dehydrogenase family protein, producing the protein MSQQLSEPSQHYVDGEWTDGEGTETFESTNPATGETLGEFQRGTDADVDQALAAADEAFEEWSALSYTDRAEYLWDIYHELKDRHDELGEVITKECGKEISEGKADVTEAWHMVEWAAGNARHPHGDVVPSEIPGKDAYMRRSPRGVVGCITPWNFPVAVPFWHMAVTLVEGNTVVWKPAEQVPWCGQVIAEMFAESGIPDGVFNMVQGYGDAGETIVDDDRVDTVLFTGSADVGQEIASTVGSEPGKLAACEMGGKNGIVVTSEADLDTAVHSAVMSSFKTTGQRCVSSERLLVHEDRYDEFKERFVDAAEDVAVGDPLEEDTFMGPLIEPDHQEKVTDYNDLARDEDVNVLVDRADLDDEEIPAGHDEGHWIGPFVYEADPEDDLRVTHEEVFGPHVALLKYSGDIEDAVELHNDTEYGLAGAIISEDYREINYFRDNAEVGLAYGNLPCIGAEVQLPFGGVKKSGNGYPSAREVIEAVTERTAWTLNNSEGIQMAQGLSADILTDED; encoded by the coding sequence ATGAGTCAGCAGCTCAGCGAGCCGTCGCAACACTACGTCGACGGCGAATGGACCGACGGCGAGGGGACCGAAACGTTCGAGAGCACCAACCCGGCGACGGGCGAGACGCTCGGCGAGTTCCAGCGTGGGACGGACGCCGACGTCGATCAGGCGCTCGCGGCCGCCGACGAGGCCTTCGAGGAGTGGAGCGCGCTGTCGTACACCGACCGCGCGGAGTACCTCTGGGACATCTACCACGAGCTCAAGGACCGTCACGACGAGCTCGGTGAAGTCATTACCAAGGAGTGCGGGAAGGAGATCTCCGAGGGGAAAGCCGACGTGACCGAGGCGTGGCATATGGTCGAATGGGCCGCCGGCAACGCTCGCCATCCCCACGGCGACGTCGTGCCGTCCGAAATCCCTGGCAAGGACGCCTACATGCGTCGGAGCCCTCGTGGCGTCGTGGGCTGCATCACGCCGTGGAACTTCCCGGTCGCAGTCCCGTTCTGGCACATGGCGGTCACGCTGGTCGAAGGCAACACCGTCGTCTGGAAACCCGCCGAACAAGTGCCGTGGTGCGGGCAGGTCATCGCCGAGATGTTCGCGGAGAGCGGCATCCCCGACGGCGTGTTCAACATGGTCCAGGGCTACGGCGACGCCGGCGAGACCATCGTTGACGACGACCGCGTGGACACCGTGCTGTTCACCGGGTCGGCAGACGTCGGTCAGGAGATCGCCTCTACTGTTGGTAGCGAGCCCGGAAAACTTGCGGCGTGTGAGATGGGTGGCAAGAACGGCATCGTCGTCACCAGCGAAGCCGACCTCGACACCGCAGTTCACTCCGCGGTGATGAGCTCGTTCAAAACCACCGGACAGCGCTGCGTATCGAGCGAACGGCTCCTCGTCCACGAGGATCGCTACGACGAGTTCAAAGAACGCTTCGTCGACGCCGCAGAGGACGTTGCGGTCGGCGACCCCCTCGAAGAAGACACGTTCATGGGGCCGCTGATCGAGCCCGATCACCAAGAGAAGGTCACCGACTACAACGACCTCGCACGCGACGAGGACGTCAACGTGCTCGTCGACCGCGCGGACCTCGACGACGAGGAGATTCCGGCGGGTCACGATGAGGGTCACTGGATCGGGCCGTTCGTCTACGAGGCCGACCCAGAGGACGACCTCCGCGTAACTCACGAGGAGGTCTTCGGCCCCCACGTCGCTCTCCTGAAGTACTCCGGTGACATCGAGGACGCCGTCGAACTCCACAACGACACCGAGTACGGGCTCGCGGGCGCGATCATCTCCGAGGACTACCGCGAGATCAACTACTTCCGCGACAACGCCGAAGTCGGGCTCGCCTACGGCAATCTGCCGTGTATCGGTGCCGAGGTCCAGCTGCCCTTTGGCGGCGTCAAGAAGTCGGGCAACGGCTACCCCAGCGCACGCGAGGTCATCGAGGCCGTCACCGAGCGCACCGCGTGGACGCTCAACAACTCGGAGGGTATTCAGATGGCACAGGGACTGTCGGCCGACATCCTGACCGACGAGGACTGA
- a CDS encoding EMC6-like membrane protein, producing MSTETVDERAGHRRSLTVLSLTTLSGIAAALVSATLASAATDTIGLYPLAGAIVLQLPLLRLLGVDVEDFGVKDNLYVAFMTFSLWFVTWAILLTTGASL from the coding sequence ATGTCGACCGAGACCGTAGACGAGCGGGCCGGTCATCGCCGGAGTCTGACGGTCCTTTCCCTCACGACGCTTTCCGGTATCGCGGCCGCGCTCGTCTCCGCGACGCTCGCAAGCGCCGCGACGGACACCATCGGGCTCTATCCGCTCGCCGGCGCGATCGTTCTCCAGCTACCGCTGTTGCGCCTCCTCGGCGTCGATGTCGAGGACTTCGGCGTGAAAGACAACCTCTACGTCGCGTTCATGACGTTCTCGCTGTGGTTCGTGACGTGGGCGATCCTCCTGACGACCGGGGCCTCGCTGTAA
- a CDS encoding YhbY family RNA-binding protein produces the protein MTKDERTLKKRAQTTDATLRVGKGGVDAVADELESQLRDRDLVKVKFLRAARGGTTTDELADRLAAQAGADVIETRGNTATYY, from the coding sequence ATGACAAAGGACGAGCGAACGCTCAAGAAGCGTGCGCAGACCACCGACGCCACGCTCCGAGTCGGGAAAGGCGGTGTCGACGCGGTTGCTGACGAACTCGAAAGCCAGCTCCGCGATCGCGATCTCGTGAAGGTGAAGTTCCTCCGCGCGGCGCGCGGCGGGACGACGACCGACGAGCTGGCCGACCGGCTCGCGGCCCAGGCCGGGGCCGACGTGATCGAGACACGAGGCAACACCGCAACGTACTATTAA
- a CDS encoding cupin domain-containing protein — protein MRNVDFAAAETYEPDEGWRRVSLAGSDQFTFEWFEKPPGHSSPMHDHENEQVCVVLEGEITVHTEEDSATLERFDSVHLEAWESHRVENTGDERAVAIDVFAPGRSFDFWTDREE, from the coding sequence ATGAGAAACGTTGATTTCGCCGCGGCGGAGACGTACGAGCCGGACGAGGGCTGGCGTCGAGTCTCACTCGCCGGCAGCGACCAGTTCACCTTCGAGTGGTTCGAGAAGCCGCCGGGCCACTCCTCACCGATGCACGACCACGAGAACGAGCAGGTCTGCGTCGTGCTGGAGGGTGAAATCACCGTCCACACCGAGGAGGATTCGGCGACGCTCGAACGCTTCGACTCGGTCCACCTCGAAGCGTGGGAGTCCCACCGGGTCGAGAACACCGGCGACGAGCGGGCGGTCGCCATCGACGTCTTCGCTCCGGGACGTAGCTTCGACTTCTGGACCGACCGCGAGGAGTGA
- a CDS encoding SDR family oxidoreductase, with protein MSLDVADDVALVTASSSGLGRASAAVLAEEDANVVLNGRDEDRLDEAVAELDALGEGSVVGVVGDLTRKEDVEALVTATVEEFDGLDHLVTSAGGPPSGPFMETDDEDWYHAFDLLVMSVVRLVREAAPHLQDGDGGTIVTIASRSVKEAIDSLVLSNSVRMSVVGLEKTLSKELAPEVRANAVLPGPHETSRIEELVEQSVERGEYDSYEEGLAARAEGIPLERIGEPRELGEVVAFLCSPRSSYLNGVSIPIDGGAGAANL; from the coding sequence ATGAGTCTCGACGTGGCGGACGACGTGGCACTGGTGACAGCATCGAGCAGCGGTCTCGGGCGTGCCTCGGCAGCGGTGCTCGCCGAGGAGGACGCGAACGTGGTGCTCAACGGCCGGGACGAGGACCGACTCGACGAGGCCGTCGCGGAGCTCGACGCGCTCGGCGAGGGCAGCGTGGTCGGCGTCGTTGGCGATCTCACTCGAAAGGAGGACGTCGAAGCGCTCGTGACGGCGACCGTCGAGGAGTTCGACGGACTCGATCATCTCGTGACCAGCGCCGGCGGACCGCCGAGCGGCCCGTTCATGGAGACCGACGACGAGGACTGGTATCACGCGTTCGACCTCCTCGTGATGAGCGTGGTTCGATTGGTCCGCGAGGCCGCTCCGCACCTCCAAGACGGCGACGGCGGCACGATCGTCACCATCGCCTCCCGAAGCGTCAAGGAGGCCATCGACTCGCTGGTGCTCTCGAACTCGGTCCGGATGAGCGTCGTCGGGCTCGAAAAGACGCTCTCGAAGGAGCTCGCCCCGGAGGTCCGAGCGAACGCGGTGCTGCCCGGCCCGCACGAGACGAGCCGGATCGAGGAGCTCGTCGAGCAGTCGGTTGAGCGCGGCGAGTACGACTCCTACGAGGAGGGCCTCGCCGCACGCGCCGAAGGAATCCCGCTCGAACGCATCGGCGAACCCCGGGAGCTCGGCGAGGTCGTCGCCTTCCTCTGCTCGCCCCGGTCGAGCTATCTCAACGGCGTCTCGATCCCGATCGACGGCGGTGCGGGTGCTGCGAACCTCTGA
- a CDS encoding ribosome biogenesis/translation initiation ATPase RLI encodes MADDSIAVVDLDSCQPDRCNYECANYCPPNRTGKECITTRGEDADEGDPDQIRISEEICLGETCGICVEKCPFDAIEIINLPQELEDDPVHRYGDNAFSLYGLPAPQEGRVTGILGPNGIGKTTAVRILADEITPNLGQWDDEPDWDAVMDEYRGTELQNYLEELQEGSVTVARKPQYVDRIPDRFDGNTRELLEHTDERGVLDDLVERLSIGPVMDQPIDSISGGELQRVALAATLAREADFYFLDEITPYLDIGQRMTAARLIGELTGTDRSVLVVEHDLAILDLLADSLHVAYGEPGAYGVVTGPKSVKNGINEYLAGYLENENMRIRPNAIEFEEHAPRTAAASSPLVEYPDLTKSYGDGEFSLTIEGGTINENEVLGVVGPNGIGKSTFAELLAGELEPDEGSVDARLDVAYKPQYIEIDQPMRVDAFLSSITNDFGSSYWDTEIAQPLQLERIMEQNLTDLSGGERQRVAIAACLSEDADLYVLDEPSAHMDVEQRVQATSAIRRYTENHDATALVIDHDIYMIDLLADRLLVFDGEPAASGHAGTPVGMREGMNSFLADLDVTFRRDERVGRPRINKPGSQLDREQKRQGEYYYAP; translated from the coding sequence ATGGCCGACGATTCGATCGCGGTGGTCGATCTCGATAGCTGCCAGCCCGACCGGTGTAACTACGAGTGTGCGAACTACTGCCCGCCCAACCGCACCGGCAAGGAGTGTATCACCACTCGGGGCGAGGACGCCGACGAGGGCGATCCCGATCAGATCCGGATCTCCGAGGAGATCTGTCTCGGCGAGACCTGCGGGATCTGCGTCGAGAAATGCCCCTTCGACGCGATCGAGATCATCAACCTTCCTCAGGAACTCGAAGACGATCCCGTCCATCGCTACGGCGACAACGCCTTCTCGCTCTACGGGCTGCCTGCCCCTCAGGAGGGCCGCGTGACCGGAATTCTGGGACCGAACGGGATCGGGAAGACCACCGCCGTCCGCATCCTCGCCGACGAGATCACGCCGAACCTCGGCCAGTGGGACGACGAACCCGACTGGGACGCGGTGATGGACGAGTATCGTGGTACCGAACTCCAGAACTACCTCGAAGAGCTCCAGGAGGGATCGGTGACGGTCGCGCGCAAACCACAGTACGTCGACCGGATCCCCGATCGATTCGACGGCAACACCCGCGAACTCCTCGAACACACCGACGAGCGTGGCGTCCTCGACGACCTCGTCGAACGGCTCTCGATCGGGCCGGTGATGGACCAGCCGATCGACTCGATCTCCGGGGGCGAGCTCCAGCGGGTCGCGCTCGCGGCGACGCTCGCTCGCGAGGCCGACTTCTACTTCCTCGACGAGATCACGCCGTATCTCGACATCGGTCAGCGGATGACCGCCGCGCGACTGATCGGCGAGCTCACGGGAACGGATCGGTCGGTGCTCGTGGTCGAACACGACCTCGCGATCCTCGACCTTCTCGCCGATTCGCTCCACGTCGCCTACGGCGAACCCGGAGCCTACGGCGTTGTCACCGGCCCGAAATCGGTGAAAAACGGGATCAACGAGTATCTCGCGGGCTACCTCGAAAACGAGAACATGCGAATCCGCCCGAACGCCATCGAGTTCGAGGAACACGCCCCGCGGACCGCGGCCGCGAGCAGCCCGCTGGTCGAGTACCCCGACCTCACGAAATCCTACGGCGACGGCGAGTTTTCCTTGACTATCGAGGGCGGCACGATCAACGAGAACGAGGTGCTCGGCGTGGTCGGACCCAATGGGATCGGGAAATCGACCTTCGCGGAGCTTCTCGCGGGAGAGCTCGAACCCGACGAGGGCAGCGTCGACGCTCGACTGGACGTCGCGTACAAACCCCAGTACATCGAGATCGACCAGCCGATGCGGGTCGACGCCTTTCTCTCCTCGATCACGAACGACTTCGGGAGCTCCTACTGGGACACCGAGATCGCTCAGCCGCTCCAGCTCGAACGCATCATGGAGCAGAACCTCACCGACCTCTCGGGCGGGGAGCGCCAGCGCGTCGCGATCGCGGCCTGCCTTTCCGAGGACGCCGACCTCTACGTGCTCGACGAGCCATCGGCCCACATGGACGTCGAGCAGCGCGTCCAGGCCACCTCGGCCATCCGGCGGTACACCGAGAACCACGACGCTACGGCGCTCGTGATCGACCACGACATCTACATGATCGACCTGCTCGCCGACCGACTCCTGGTGTTCGATGGCGAGCCCGCCGCATCCGGCCACGCCGGTACGCCCGTCGGGATGCGCGAGGGGATGAACAGCTTCCTCGCCGATCTCGACGTCACCTTCCGGCGCGACGAGCGCGTCGGTCGGCCGCGGATCAACAAGCCTGGCAGCCAG